One genomic window of Niveibacterium sp. SC-1 includes the following:
- a CDS encoding glycosyltransferase codes for MTIRRVLIAYTPRPPILEYLRRAFARRGVEVITCPAHNTAFDRFVIHPLNKQAHNLRLLPKSRSLFEDHPKTHKNHRSELLRTAIRQHDPDLVIVVRGIDYHPWALEGARRSCLWWVEADERLEEPFAELPRFDHMFCINRVGAQMAHERGFDNVSYLPHAVDPDAFRPIPEVRKDLDFCFVGIWSRERERHLAAALELTRSGAIYGPRWFKRTWKKPAYWGVVRGGYIAGEPLVRLYNRAKVVINVSLWGLEGGKARSGLNMRVFEVPACGAVLLTDSSRETAEIMTPGEHLETFSDLEDFQRKLAHLLQDKDARTRIGDAGRHHVLAHASYDQTVQRILDVFDTP; via the coding sequence ATGACGATCCGTCGCGTCCTGATCGCATACACGCCGCGGCCTCCGATCCTGGAGTATCTGCGCCGGGCCTTCGCGCGGCGCGGCGTGGAGGTCATCACCTGCCCGGCCCACAACACGGCCTTCGACCGTTTCGTCATCCACCCGCTCAACAAGCAGGCGCACAACCTGCGCCTGCTGCCGAAGTCGCGCAGTCTCTTCGAAGACCATCCGAAGACACACAAAAACCATCGCAGCGAACTTCTGCGTACCGCGATCCGGCAGCACGACCCGGACCTGGTCATCGTCGTGCGGGGGATCGACTATCACCCCTGGGCGCTTGAGGGCGCGCGCCGCTCCTGCCTGTGGTGGGTCGAGGCGGACGAACGCCTGGAAGAGCCCTTTGCCGAACTGCCGCGCTTCGACCATATGTTCTGCATCAATCGCGTCGGGGCGCAGATGGCGCATGAGCGCGGCTTCGACAATGTCAGCTACCTGCCGCATGCGGTTGATCCCGACGCCTTCCGGCCCATACCCGAAGTGCGCAAGGACCTGGACTTCTGCTTCGTCGGCATCTGGTCGCGGGAGCGGGAGCGTCATCTCGCGGCCGCGCTCGAACTCACCCGCTCCGGCGCAATCTACGGGCCCCGCTGGTTCAAACGGACATGGAAGAAGCCCGCTTACTGGGGCGTCGTGCGCGGGGGCTACATCGCGGGCGAACCGCTGGTGCGGCTCTACAACCGCGCCAAAGTCGTGATCAACGTGAGTCTCTGGGGCCTGGAAGGCGGCAAGGCGCGCAGCGGACTGAACATGCGCGTCTTCGAAGTACCTGCCTGCGGCGCCGTGCTGCTCACCGACAGCTCACGCGAGACGGCCGAGATCATGACCCCGGGCGAGCACCTCGAGACCTTCAGCGATCTTGAGGACTTCCAGCGCAAACTCGCCCACCTGCTTCAGGACAAGGACGCCCGCACGCGGATCGGCGATGCCGGCCGCCATCATGTACTCGCCCATGCGAGCTACGACCAGACCGTGCAGCGCATCCTCGACGTCTTCGACACACCCTGA
- a CDS encoding glycosyltransferase, with product MAKTVLISYFFAEDALPLGDSLARGLAANGWHVERFHCQAESRFANSVLKPMRKLAKTLGVDWDPASHFGLDNETFRNARMLEALRRVRPDMLLVVRGTDYTPTTLRRAKEEGVLGTTVGWWVGFPESSEFLNADAARYDHYLSIHPEPMPVGAQHLDLLGHDEDIYRPIAGVSRDIPISFVGGTNPRRLEVFSQLTDLPIQIYGPGWRKIKHGWKPALWRRVRASGIYGEALNRLYNRSRIVLNVTGWEPAAGKGLNLRVLDVPATGAFLLTDHSEDLSAFFKVGQEIETWSTVEELRDKCRFYLENDGARERIAAAGLAKVRSLEDYRTKMGRLLHLCGQEAE from the coding sequence ATGGCCAAGACGGTACTCATCAGTTATTTCTTCGCCGAGGATGCCCTGCCCTTGGGCGACTCCCTCGCCCGAGGCCTAGCGGCCAATGGCTGGCATGTCGAGCGCTTCCATTGCCAAGCCGAAAGCCGCTTCGCCAATTCCGTCCTGAAACCCATGCGCAAACTCGCCAAGACCTTGGGTGTGGATTGGGACCCGGCCAGTCATTTCGGACTGGACAACGAGACCTTCCGCAACGCGCGAATGCTTGAAGCTCTGCGCCGCGTGCGGCCCGACATGTTGCTGGTCGTGCGGGGAACCGACTACACGCCCACAACTCTGCGCCGTGCAAAGGAGGAAGGGGTGCTTGGCACCACCGTCGGATGGTGGGTGGGCTTCCCCGAGAGCAGCGAATTCCTGAATGCGGATGCCGCTCGCTACGACCACTACCTGTCGATCCATCCCGAGCCCATGCCTGTCGGCGCGCAACATCTGGACTTGCTCGGCCATGACGAAGACATCTACCGGCCCATCGCCGGCGTGTCGCGCGACATCCCGATCAGTTTCGTGGGTGGCACGAATCCTCGCCGCCTGGAAGTGTTCAGCCAACTGACCGACCTGCCCATCCAGATCTACGGACCGGGCTGGCGCAAGATCAAGCACGGATGGAAGCCCGCGCTATGGCGGCGTGTCCGGGCGAGCGGCATCTACGGCGAAGCCCTCAACCGTCTCTACAACCGCTCCCGCATCGTGCTCAACGTAACGGGCTGGGAGCCCGCTGCGGGCAAGGGCCTGAACCTGCGCGTGCTCGACGTGCCGGCGACCGGCGCCTTCCTGCTGACCGACCATAGTGAGGACCTGTCCGCCTTTTTCAAGGTTGGGCAGGAGATTGAAACCTGGAGCACCGTGGAAGAGCTGCGCGACAAGTGCCGCTTCTATCTCGAGAACGACGGAGCACGCGAGCGCATCGCCGCCGCCGGCCTCGCGAAGGTACGCAGCTTGGAAGACTATCGGACAAAGATGGGGCGTCTACTGCACCTTTGCGGACAGGAAGCAGAATGA
- a CDS encoding O-antigen ligase family protein has protein sequence MAWLNISAGGVQQTTAIDGLSISLGAPIRMWQRSEIWNTRELMFNASLSDRSTRSQTPVQALPMLLSAALLVVWPMPGTIAARYIIAVLLLASVLAARPNYSVVSRLTRNRAAFLPWLLLSLWIVVQIIFLAWDPRTSWHESAQWWRSSLFFLTGMLAATIPLSGKGRDRWLSVLLSSGFVYLLGYFLLKPWHAPDKTLDILFMLSGVFGSRDLASHVGCYLVAILIGVSLSRLAGRTLLAYLNDKVVIALLTVAIAATVLTLTRNALIVLLVLCGLGSIAYGRLRVQGRPAHWIGILLLCATVLGAALATSLLTDKRWAHFGESVSAGWQTERYTGWLERHSVGLPKLSDGSEADESAYLRTAWAKEMVRELALHPLGVGYNRNAFRTALRARFGNRTEVAHGHAGFLDFGIGTGLPGLALIIAFFVGLQATGLRQWRTQRDAVSLILFLMVTGFVVRSVVDSVLRDHMLEEFMFIVGLLLGLQRNDNDDPAVDQAKA, from the coding sequence ATGGCATGGCTCAACATCTCGGCTGGCGGGGTCCAGCAGACAACTGCGATCGACGGATTGAGCATTTCGCTCGGGGCGCCGATACGAATGTGGCAGCGGTCCGAAATCTGGAATACCCGGGAACTCATGTTCAACGCATCGCTATCCGATAGATCCACACGGTCTCAAACACCCGTGCAGGCTTTGCCCATGCTGCTGAGCGCTGCTCTGCTTGTCGTGTGGCCCATGCCCGGGACGATCGCAGCACGTTACATCATTGCAGTGCTTCTGCTGGCCTCAGTGCTTGCGGCGCGTCCGAACTACAGCGTCGTTTCGCGCCTGACACGGAACCGCGCCGCATTCTTGCCTTGGCTGTTGCTCAGCCTCTGGATCGTAGTGCAGATCATCTTTCTCGCTTGGGATCCGCGCACCTCCTGGCATGAATCAGCCCAGTGGTGGCGATCATCGCTCTTTTTCCTCACCGGAATGCTCGCCGCGACGATCCCCCTCTCTGGAAAAGGTCGTGATCGCTGGCTGAGCGTTCTGCTCAGCAGCGGTTTCGTCTATCTGCTCGGCTACTTCCTGCTCAAACCCTGGCACGCCCCGGACAAAACGCTGGATATTCTCTTCATGCTGAGCGGCGTGTTCGGCTCGCGTGATCTCGCGAGCCACGTGGGCTGTTATCTGGTTGCCATACTGATTGGCGTCAGCCTTTCCAGGCTCGCGGGGCGCACTCTGCTTGCGTACCTGAATGACAAGGTCGTGATTGCGTTGTTGACAGTCGCAATCGCGGCCACGGTCCTCACCCTAACCCGCAATGCGCTCATCGTGCTTCTGGTGCTCTGCGGCCTCGGTTCCATTGCCTACGGTCGCCTGCGTGTCCAGGGCCGGCCAGCTCACTGGATAGGCATCCTGCTCCTTTGTGCGACGGTGCTCGGCGCCGCACTGGCGACCTCTCTTCTTACCGACAAGCGTTGGGCGCATTTTGGCGAGTCCGTATCGGCAGGCTGGCAAACCGAGCGCTACACAGGCTGGCTGGAGCGCCACTCGGTAGGGCTTCCAAAGCTCAGCGACGGTTCGGAAGCGGATGAATCTGCATACCTTCGCACTGCCTGGGCCAAGGAGATGGTGCGCGAACTTGCCTTGCATCCGCTTGGAGTCGGATATAACCGCAACGCCTTTCGCACCGCCCTCCGGGCGCGATTCGGCAACCGCACGGAAGTCGCTCACGGACACGCGGGCTTTCTGGACTTCGGGATAGGAACCGGACTGCCCGGTCTCGCGTTGATCATCGCCTTCTTCGTCGGCCTGCAGGCCACCGGCCTGCGGCAGTGGCGGACCCAGCGTGATGCCGTCTCGCTGATCCTCTTTCTCATGGTGACCGGTTTCGTCGTGCGCTCGGTCGTAGACAGCGTCCTGAGGGATCACATGCTGGAGGAGTTCATGTTTATCGTGGGCCTGCTGCTCGGGCTGCAGAGAAACGACAATGACGACCCCGCGGTAGACCAGGCAAAGGCATGA
- a CDS encoding glycosyltransferase family 9 protein: MNPQRILVIRRDNIGDLVCTTPAIAALRARFPDAHIAALVNSYNAEVLGGNPHLDAVHSYTKLKHREPGQSALGALRQRAKLLLAIRRQRFDVAVLGKSSWDRHGLRLARQCGVAQTIGYATPEAGKAQPDFALPAPGLMHEVQAVGGLLAPLGITGEPGPLQVYPDAALAAQAEARFTGLGVRPRLALHLSAREATRRWPAEKWIALARDAAAQGWGLVLFWSPGPADDPRHPGDDAFAQEVRGALEGLPVVACPTHGLGELVAAFSRCHAFVGADGGAMHLAAAAGLPMAALFENTPDKTLHWYPWHVPHRVVCGPGFEVGSIPADAVLQALAALPRREPIPHG, encoded by the coding sequence ATGAACCCTCAACGCATCCTCGTGATCCGTCGCGACAACATCGGCGACCTGGTCTGCACCACGCCGGCGATCGCCGCCTTGCGGGCGCGTTTTCCCGACGCGCATATCGCGGCGCTGGTGAACTCCTACAACGCCGAAGTGCTTGGGGGGAATCCGCATCTGGATGCAGTGCACAGCTACACCAAGCTCAAGCACCGCGAACCCGGACAGAGCGCGCTGGGTGCCCTGCGGCAGCGGGCGAAGCTGCTGCTGGCGATCCGGCGGCAGCGCTTCGACGTGGCGGTCCTGGGCAAGTCGTCCTGGGACCGTCACGGCCTGCGCCTGGCCCGTCAGTGCGGCGTGGCGCAGACCATCGGCTACGCCACACCGGAAGCCGGCAAGGCGCAACCCGACTTCGCCCTGCCCGCGCCGGGCCTGATGCACGAGGTGCAGGCCGTCGGGGGCCTGCTGGCGCCGCTGGGCATCACGGGTGAGCCCGGCCCTCTGCAGGTCTATCCCGACGCCGCGCTGGCCGCGCAGGCCGAAGCGCGTTTCACGGGCCTCGGCGTGCGTCCGCGCCTCGCGTTGCATCTTTCCGCACGCGAGGCGACGCGCCGCTGGCCGGCGGAGAAGTGGATCGCGCTGGCGCGTGACGCCGCCGCGCAGGGCTGGGGGCTCGTGCTCTTCTGGTCGCCCGGGCCGGCCGATGACCCGCGCCATCCGGGCGACGACGCCTTCGCACAAGAGGTGCGCGGCGCGCTGGAAGGGCTGCCCGTCGTGGCCTGTCCGACCCACGGCCTGGGAGAGCTGGTGGCGGCTTTCTCGCGCTGCCACGCCTTCGTGGGTGCCGACGGCGGCGCGATGCACCTGGCGGCCGCGGCGGGGCTGCCCATGGCCGCACTCTTCGAGAACACGCCCGACAAGACCCTGCACTGGTACCCGTGGCACGTGCCGCATCGCGTGGTCTGCGGACCCGGATTCGAAGTCGGCAGCATCCCGGCCGATGCGGTGCTGCAGGCGCTCGCCGCTCTGCCCCGTCGCGAGCCCATACCGCATGGCTGA
- a CDS encoding NAD(P)/FAD-dependent oxidoreductase, which yields MAESFEVAVIGAGAAGMMCAAVAGQRGRSVVLIDHAAKLGEKIRISGGGRCNFTNLQAGPANYLSANPHFCRSALSRYTPRDFLDLVERYGIAWHEKHRGQLFCDDSAQQIIDMLRAECALGGVSWRQPCKVAGVSREAAGFLLATDAGEIRCQSLVIATGGLPVPKIGATDFGLRIARQFGIPVVEARPALVPLTFDPHAWAPYAELAGMSLEVSLHCREGRFLEDLLFTHRGLSGPAILQISSFWHEGDTLSLDLAPGQDLAASLLAAKASSKAQVQTTLAQWLPRRLADHAAQVAGLAGKPLAECSDKALRGLAAQLQDWQLRPAGSEGYRKAEVMLGGVDTRHLDQKSMMAKAVAGLHFIGETVDVTGWLGGYNFQWAWASGYAAGTAL from the coding sequence ATGGCTGAATCCTTCGAGGTTGCCGTCATCGGCGCGGGCGCCGCGGGCATGATGTGCGCCGCGGTGGCCGGCCAACGCGGCCGCAGCGTGGTCCTGATCGACCATGCGGCCAAGCTGGGCGAGAAGATCCGCATCTCCGGCGGCGGCCGCTGCAACTTCACCAACCTGCAGGCGGGCCCGGCCAACTACCTCTCGGCCAATCCGCACTTCTGCCGCTCCGCGCTCTCCCGCTACACGCCACGCGATTTCCTCGACCTGGTCGAGCGCTACGGCATCGCCTGGCATGAAAAGCACCGCGGCCAGCTCTTCTGCGACGACAGCGCCCAGCAGATCATCGACATGCTGCGGGCCGAATGCGCGCTGGGCGGTGTCAGCTGGCGCCAGCCTTGCAAGGTCGCCGGCGTCAGCCGCGAGGCGGCGGGCTTCCTGCTCGCCACGGATGCGGGCGAAATCCGCTGCCAGTCGCTGGTGATCGCCACCGGCGGCCTGCCGGTCCCGAAGATCGGCGCGACCGATTTCGGTCTGCGGATCGCGCGCCAGTTCGGCATTCCCGTGGTCGAGGCACGGCCGGCGCTGGTGCCGCTGACCTTCGACCCGCACGCCTGGGCGCCCTACGCCGAACTGGCCGGCATGTCGCTGGAGGTTTCCCTGCACTGCCGGGAAGGTCGTTTCCTCGAAGACCTGCTCTTCACCCATCGCGGGCTCTCCGGACCGGCCATCCTGCAGATCTCGTCGTTCTGGCACGAAGGCGACACCCTGTCCCTGGACCTCGCGCCCGGGCAAGACCTTGCGGCGAGCCTGCTGGCTGCGAAGGCCAGCAGCAAGGCGCAGGTCCAGACCACGCTCGCGCAATGGCTGCCCCGCAGGCTCGCCGATCATGCGGCCCAGGTCGCGGGCCTCGCCGGCAAGCCCCTGGCCGAGTGCAGCGACAAGGCCTTGCGCGGCCTCGCCGCACAGCTTCAGGACTGGCAGTTGCGGCCGGCGGGCTCGGAGGGCTACCGCAAGGCCGAGGTCATGCTGGGCGGGGTAGATACCCGTCATCTGGACCAGAAATCCATGATGGCCAAGGCCGTTGCCGGCCTGCATTTCATCGGCGAGACGGTGGATGTCACTGGCTGGCTGGGCGGCTACAACTTCCAGTGGGCGTGGGCGAGCGGCTACGCAGCCGGAACGGCCTTGTAG
- a CDS encoding PAS domain S-box protein: MQPSPRPRAGSAPGRRTFVALALGASSGVVAAENPGRAADIALPVLALPVLAFLLLASLLAVAILWRGKWRLEAAHAALAAQPDLHSELQARGERFRQLIEGAPIAMLMVDEAGTIELVNAQSEVLFGYPREELIGRSVDMLLPQQLQAGHQSLRENYHHKPDARRMGIGRELYARRKDGSEVPVEVGLSPIHTEGGLRIVSSLIDLTERRHAEARFRLAVDASPNAIVIVDTDGRIELVNSQTEALFGYTRAELIGQAVEILLPKASTAHHHALRDAYMREPNARRMGGNRELYGRHKSGREIPVEVGLAPLHTGRDLLIQAAIIDISARKLAEQKLKNQALQLEAANRYKSEFLANMSHELRTPLNSILILSEQLKANMQGNLTARQAMHADIIHRSGADLLRLINDILDLSKIEAGHMTVHVEVFPVGELVSELDALFRSQAEAKGLIFHIRAAPGAPLELHSDRQRLQQILKNLVSNAIKFTDAGAVSVEVSSDMDGAPAPLAGGAGVHFAVRDSGIGIPPDRIEQVFEAFQQLDGSTSRRFGGTGLGLTISRQLAGLLGGAITAQSEPGTGSLFSVYLPVAEQTAPLPPMPAPLASSAPVPALPGHDLTGHRVLLVDDDVRNIYAMTAILEGFGLEVASARHGGEALSRIEEDGIDIVLMDMAMPVMDGYTATRILKQERNSPIPLIAVTAHAMKGDREKCLAAGADDYLAKPISATALHEMLQHWMPRKETVQ; this comes from the coding sequence ATGCAGCCTTCGCCCCGCCCACGCGCTGGATCCGCCCCCGGCCGGCGCACGTTCGTCGCCCTGGCGCTCGGCGCGAGCTCGGGCGTCGTTGCCGCGGAGAATCCGGGCAGGGCCGCCGACATCGCGCTGCCCGTCCTGGCGCTCCCGGTTCTTGCCTTCCTGTTGCTCGCGAGCCTCTTGGCCGTGGCGATCCTCTGGCGCGGCAAATGGCGGCTCGAAGCGGCCCACGCCGCGCTGGCCGCCCAACCCGATCTGCACAGTGAGCTGCAGGCGCGCGGGGAACGCTTTCGCCAGCTGATCGAAGGTGCGCCGATCGCCATGCTGATGGTCGACGAAGCGGGCACCATCGAGCTGGTCAACGCGCAGTCCGAAGTCTTGTTCGGCTACCCGCGCGAAGAGTTGATCGGCCGCTCGGTTGACATGCTCTTGCCGCAGCAACTGCAGGCGGGACACCAGAGCCTGCGCGAGAACTATCATCACAAGCCCGATGCCCGCCGCATGGGCATCGGCCGCGAGCTTTATGCCCGCCGCAAGGATGGTTCCGAAGTACCGGTGGAGGTCGGCCTCTCGCCTATCCACACCGAAGGCGGGCTCCGCATCGTCAGTTCCCTGATCGACCTCACCGAGCGCCGGCATGCCGAGGCGCGTTTCCGCCTGGCGGTCGACGCCTCGCCCAACGCCATCGTGATCGTCGATACCGACGGGCGCATCGAACTGGTCAACTCCCAGACCGAGGCCTTGTTCGGCTACACGCGCGCCGAACTGATCGGCCAGGCCGTCGAGATCCTGCTGCCGAAGGCCAGTACGGCGCACCACCACGCCCTGCGCGACGCCTATATGCGCGAGCCCAACGCGCGTCGCATGGGAGGCAACCGCGAGCTCTACGGCCGCCACAAGAGCGGCCGCGAGATCCCGGTGGAGGTCGGCCTGGCGCCGCTGCACACCGGCCGCGACCTGCTGATCCAGGCCGCGATCATCGACATCAGCGCGCGCAAGCTGGCCGAGCAGAAGCTCAAGAACCAGGCGCTGCAGCTGGAAGCGGCCAACCGCTACAAGTCCGAATTCCTCGCCAACATGTCGCATGAGCTGCGCACGCCGCTCAACAGCATCCTGATCCTGTCCGAACAGCTCAAGGCCAACATGCAGGGCAATCTCACGGCACGCCAGGCCATGCACGCGGACATCATCCACCGCAGCGGCGCCGACCTGCTGCGCCTGATCAACGACATCCTGGACCTCTCGAAGATCGAGGCCGGCCACATGACCGTGCATGTCGAGGTATTCCCGGTCGGCGAGCTGGTCTCGGAACTCGACGCGCTCTTCCGTTCACAGGCCGAGGCCAAGGGCCTGATCTTCCACATCCGGGCGGCGCCGGGCGCACCGCTGGAGCTGCATTCGGACCGCCAACGCCTGCAGCAGATCCTCAAGAACCTGGTCTCCAATGCGATCAAGTTCACCGATGCAGGCGCCGTCTCGGTGGAGGTGAGCAGCGACATGGACGGGGCACCCGCTCCGCTGGCCGGCGGCGCGGGGGTGCACTTCGCCGTGCGCGACAGCGGCATCGGCATTCCGCCCGACCGGATCGAACAGGTCTTCGAGGCCTTCCAGCAGCTCGACGGCTCCACCAGCCGGCGCTTTGGCGGCACGGGCCTGGGCCTGACCATTTCGCGCCAGCTCGCCGGCCTGCTGGGTGGCGCCATCACTGCGCAAAGCGAACCGGGAACCGGCAGCCTGTTCAGTGTCTACTTACCTGTGGCCGAACAGACCGCTCCGCTCCCACCGATGCCTGCCCCCTTGGCCAGCAGCGCGCCCGTGCCGGCCTTACCGGGTCATGACCTCACCGGTCACCGCGTGCTGCTGGTCGACGACGACGTGCGCAACATCTACGCGATGACTGCCATCCTCGAAGGCTTCGGCCTCGAAGTGGCTTCCGCCCGGCACGGCGGCGAGGCGCTCTCCCGCATCGAGGAGGACGGCATCGACATCGTGCTCATGGACATGGCGATGCCCGTGATGGACGGCTACACCGCCACGCGCATCCTCAAGCAGGAACGCAACTCGCCGATCCCGCTCATCGCGGTCACCGCCCATGCGATGAAGGGCGACCGGGAGAAGTGTCTCGCCGCGGGCGCGGATGACTATCTCGCCAAGCCGATCTCGGCGACCGCCCTGCATGAAATGCTGCAGCACTGGATGCCACGCAAAGAAACCGTCCAATGA
- a CDS encoding EAL domain-containing protein, translated as MSPATPAPAKVDRRQTLLLVDDTPQNLIALEALLDHPDRRLLMAASGEEALGLLLENDVAIALVDVQMPGMDGFELAQLMRGSSRTRHIPILFITAFMRDERSMLRGYEAGAIDFLSKPVDSHVLKSKVALFLELDLARRQLSHTNDQLDEALAYNEAILAAAAEGIIVTDPGGRLTYANQAACRMLKGSNARLQGRPLNELILPPDSNVIPWEASAFHETLRRGSVYRNHESRLYALDGTTLPAAVSCAPLPAPRAGLVVIFQDMSVPQRLQAELERQLVTDLLTGLFNRDGFMQTLENVLARAAREHRRFAVLYLDLDGFKRINDTLGHAAGDELLRSVAHRLRACVRPYDAIARLGGDEFCMILDGLDDEQDVARVAEKILDLMGMPHYLGGRQVNVGGSVGIATYPECAHETGRLVQAADMAMYQAKSEGRNKFRFFTEEMNFRAQARMMLEESLRTAVNESEFILHYQPQIRLADGGLRGFEALIRWQHGNAGLVQPAIFIPLLEGAGLIHQIGEWVLAEACEQTLRWGARLPEGSTISVNLSPRQFNNRHLLDGIRGLIEKHGVAPSRIELEVTEGSLIQDMDYTCRVLRELRAIGIKIAVDDFGTGYSSLAYLRKFELDALKIDRQFISNLLDSDKDAAITHSIIQLGHNLGLEIIAEGVETEAQADYLRQLKCDTVQGYHFGRPQPATQIHEGLR; from the coding sequence ATGAGCCCTGCCACCCCTGCGCCCGCGAAAGTCGACCGCCGCCAGACCCTGCTGCTGGTCGACGACACGCCCCAGAACCTGATTGCACTCGAGGCCCTGCTGGACCACCCGGACCGCCGGCTGCTGATGGCCGCTTCGGGCGAGGAAGCCCTGGGCCTGCTGCTCGAGAACGACGTCGCCATTGCGCTGGTGGACGTGCAGATGCCGGGCATGGACGGTTTCGAGCTCGCCCAGCTGATGCGCGGCAGCTCGCGCACCCGCCACATCCCCATCCTCTTCATCACCGCCTTCATGCGTGACGAGCGCTCGATGCTGCGCGGCTATGAAGCCGGCGCGATCGACTTCCTCTCCAAGCCGGTCGACAGCCATGTACTCAAGAGCAAGGTCGCGCTCTTCCTCGAACTGGATCTCGCCCGGCGTCAGCTCAGCCACACCAACGACCAGCTCGACGAAGCGCTGGCCTACAACGAGGCGATCCTTGCCGCCGCCGCCGAAGGCATCATCGTGACCGACCCCGGCGGCCGGCTCACCTACGCCAACCAGGCCGCATGCCGCATGCTCAAGGGCAGCAACGCCCGCCTGCAGGGCCGCCCGCTCAACGAGCTGATCCTCCCGCCCGATTCCAACGTCATTCCCTGGGAGGCAAGCGCCTTTCACGAGACCCTGCGTCGCGGCAGCGTGTATCGCAATCACGAGTCCCGGCTCTATGCCCTGGACGGCACGACCCTGCCCGCCGCCGTTTCCTGCGCGCCCCTGCCGGCGCCGCGTGCCGGCCTGGTGGTGATCTTCCAGGACATGAGCGTGCCGCAGCGCCTGCAGGCCGAACTCGAACGCCAGCTCGTCACCGACCTGCTGACCGGCCTCTTCAACCGTGACGGCTTCATGCAGACGCTGGAGAACGTGCTGGCGCGCGCAGCGCGCGAGCATCGCCGCTTCGCCGTGCTCTACCTCGACCTCGATGGCTTCAAGCGGATCAACGACACGCTCGGCCACGCCGCGGGCGACGAGCTGCTGCGCTCGGTGGCGCATCGCCTGCGCGCTTGCGTGCGCCCTTACGATGCCATTGCCCGCCTCGGCGGCGACGAGTTCTGCATGATCCTGGACGGGCTGGACGACGAGCAGGATGTGGCCCGCGTCGCCGAGAAAATCCTCGATCTCATGGGCATGCCCCACTACCTTGGCGGGCGCCAGGTAAATGTCGGCGGCAGCGTGGGGATCGCCACCTATCCCGAATGCGCCCATGAGACCGGTCGCCTGGTGCAGGCGGCCGACATGGCCATGTACCAGGCCAAGAGCGAGGGTCGCAACAAGTTCCGCTTCTTCACCGAGGAAATGAACTTCCGCGCCCAGGCGCGGATGATGCTCGAGGAAAGCCTGCGCACCGCAGTCAACGAGAGCGAGTTCATCCTCCACTATCAGCCGCAGATCCGTCTCGCCGACGGCGGCCTGCGCGGCTTCGAGGCGCTGATCCGCTGGCAGCATGGCAACGCCGGACTGGTACAGCCCGCCATTTTCATTCCCCTGCTCGAAGGCGCGGGACTGATCCACCAGATCGGTGAATGGGTGCTGGCCGAGGCCTGCGAGCAGACCCTGCGCTGGGGCGCGCGCCTGCCCGAAGGCAGCACAATCTCGGTCAACCTTTCGCCGCGGCAGTTCAACAATCGCCATCTGCTCGATGGCATCCGCGGCCTGATCGAGAAGCATGGCGTGGCGCCTTCGCGCATCGAACTGGAAGTCACCGAAGGCTCGCTGATCCAGGACATGGACTACACCTGCCGGGTGCTGCGCGAGCTGCGCGCGATCGGCATCAAGATCGCGGTGGACGATTTCGGTACCGGCTATTCCTCGCTTGCCTACCTGCGCAAGTTCGAACTCGACGCACTCAAGATCGACCGCCAGTTCATCAGCAATCTGCTCGACTCGGACAAGGACGCGGCGATCACCCACTCGATCATCCAGCTCGGCCACAACCTGGGCCTGGAGATCATCGCCGAAGGGGTGGAGACCGAGGCCCAGGCCGACTACCTGCGCCAGCTCAAGTGCGACACCGTGCAGGGCTACCACTTCGGCCGCCCGCAGCCCGCCACGCAAATTCACGAAGGCCTCCGCTGA